From a region of the Streptomyces sp. NBC_00193 genome:
- a CDS encoding molybdopterin oxidoreductase family protein, producing MHTSDSATATHCPYCALQCGMNLRPEPGGAGVTVEERADFPVNRGALCGKGRTAPAVLSSRVRLTEPLVRTHAGRLEPATWEEALDAVAEGLARTRRSYGADAVGVFGGGGLTNEKAYALGKFARIALRTSQIDYNGRFCMSSAAAAHQRAFGLDRGLPFPLEDIPRTGCVILVGSNPADTMPPALRFFRELRENGGTLIVVDPRRTRTAEQADLHLAPRPGTDLALALGLLHLVVAGGHTDEEFIAERTTGWEEARAGAMAHWPELVERITGVPVPRLREAVAMFCAPESAMVLTARGPEQQSKGTDTVGAWINLCLATGRAGRPLSGYGCLTGQGNGQGGREHGQKADQLPGYRKLTDPAARAHVAGVWGIDPDDLPGPGRSAYELLDALGSDVKALLLMGSNPVVSAPRAAHVEERIRSLDFLAVADVVLSETAALADVVLPVTQWAEETGTTTNLEGRVLLRRRALTPPPGVRSDLEVLHGLATRLGMPKAFPTDPEEVFEELRRASAGGPADYSGITYARIEAEQGVFWPCPAAPRTGEPDAREPAPSLPTPAAPAAPAEPGPEPEPHPGTPRLFLDRFATEDGRARFVPVTHRDAAEVPDTEYPLLLTTGRVVAQYQSGAQTRRVDELNDAAPGPFVELHPRLAARIGAVDGAPLAVTSRRGRAVAPARITDTIRADTVFMPFHWPGEGRANTLTNPALDPVSRMPEFKVCAVRVEPA from the coding sequence ATGCACACCTCGGACTCCGCCACCGCCACGCACTGTCCGTACTGCGCGCTGCAGTGCGGCATGAACCTCCGCCCCGAGCCCGGCGGCGCGGGCGTGACGGTGGAGGAGCGGGCCGACTTCCCCGTGAACCGGGGCGCGCTGTGCGGCAAGGGCCGCACCGCCCCCGCCGTGCTCTCCTCCCGGGTGCGCCTCACCGAGCCGCTCGTCCGCACCCACGCCGGGCGGCTGGAGCCGGCCACCTGGGAGGAGGCCCTCGACGCCGTCGCCGAGGGCCTCGCCCGCACGCGGCGGTCGTACGGGGCCGACGCGGTCGGGGTGTTCGGCGGCGGCGGGCTGACCAACGAGAAGGCCTACGCCCTCGGGAAGTTCGCCCGCATCGCCCTGCGGACCTCGCAGATCGACTACAACGGCCGGTTCTGCATGTCCTCGGCCGCCGCCGCGCACCAGAGGGCCTTCGGGCTCGACCGGGGGCTGCCCTTCCCGCTGGAGGACATCCCCCGGACCGGCTGCGTCATCCTCGTCGGCTCCAACCCCGCCGACACCATGCCCCCCGCCCTCCGCTTCTTCCGGGAACTCCGCGAGAACGGCGGCACGTTGATCGTGGTGGACCCGCGCCGCACGCGCACCGCCGAACAGGCCGACCTGCACCTGGCCCCGCGCCCCGGCACGGACCTGGCACTGGCCCTCGGCCTGCTGCACCTCGTGGTCGCGGGCGGGCACACCGACGAGGAGTTCATCGCCGAGCGCACCACCGGCTGGGAGGAGGCCCGGGCGGGTGCGATGGCGCACTGGCCGGAGCTGGTGGAGCGCATCACCGGCGTCCCCGTCCCCAGACTCCGCGAGGCGGTGGCGATGTTCTGCGCCCCCGAATCCGCGATGGTGCTCACCGCACGCGGCCCCGAGCAGCAGTCCAAGGGCACCGACACCGTCGGCGCCTGGATCAACCTCTGCCTCGCCACCGGCCGGGCCGGCCGCCCGCTCTCCGGCTACGGCTGCCTCACCGGCCAGGGCAACGGCCAGGGCGGCCGCGAGCACGGCCAGAAGGCCGACCAGCTCCCCGGCTACCGCAAGCTGACCGACCCGGCGGCCCGGGCCCACGTCGCCGGGGTCTGGGGGATCGACCCCGACGACCTTCCCGGGCCCGGCCGCAGTGCGTACGAACTCCTCGACGCGCTGGGCTCGGACGTCAAGGCCCTCCTCCTGATGGGCTCCAACCCGGTGGTCTCCGCCCCCCGCGCCGCCCACGTCGAGGAACGCATCCGCTCCCTGGACTTCCTTGCCGTCGCCGACGTGGTCCTGTCCGAGACGGCGGCCCTGGCCGACGTGGTCCTCCCCGTCACCCAGTGGGCGGAGGAGACCGGTACCACCACCAACCTGGAGGGCCGCGTCCTGCTGCGCCGCCGGGCCCTGACCCCGCCGCCGGGGGTCCGCTCCGACCTGGAGGTCCTGCACGGCCTGGCCACCCGCCTCGGCATGCCGAAGGCCTTCCCGACCGACCCCGAGGAGGTCTTCGAGGAGCTGCGCCGCGCGTCGGCGGGCGGCCCGGCGGACTACTCGGGCATCACCTACGCCCGCATCGAAGCGGAACAGGGCGTCTTCTGGCCCTGCCCTGCGGCTCCGCGGACAGGGGAGCCCGACGCCCGGGAGCCCGCCCCGAGCCTGCCGACCCCGGCTGCCCCGGCTGCCCCGGCGGAGCCCGGCCCGGAGCCGGAGCCCCACCCCGGCACCCCCCGGCTCTTCCTGGACCGCTTCGCCACCGAGGACGGCCGGGCCCGCTTCGTGCCCGTCACCCACCGGGACGCCGCCGAGGTCCCGGACACGGAGTACCCGCTCCTCCTCACCACCGGCCGGGTCGTCGCCCAGTACCAGTCGGGCGCGCAGACCCGCCGGGTGGACGAGCTCAACGACGCCGCCCCCGGCCCCTTCGTGGAACTCCACCCGCGCCTCGCGGCCCGCATCGGCGCGGTCGACGGAGCCCCCCTCGCGGTCACCTCCCGCCGCGGCCGCGCGGTCGCCCCGGCCCGCATCACGGACACCATCCGCGCCGACACCGTCTTCATGCCCTTCCACTGGCCGGGCGAGGGCCGCGCCAACACCCTGACCAACCCGGCACTGGACCCGGTGTCCCGGATGCCGGAGTTCAAGGTCTGCGCGGTCCGCGTCGAACCGGCCTAG
- a CDS encoding YtxH domain-containing protein produces the protein MRYKVTFAVGLALGYVLGTRAGRERYEQLKKSAREFAQNPAVRNAAESAGQSSREFAGKAFAAVSDKVGDAVPDALAGRVRGLRARVGGNGAAEDDWGTSNT, from the coding sequence ATGCGGTACAAGGTCACGTTCGCGGTCGGGCTGGCCCTCGGGTACGTGCTCGGAACCCGGGCCGGACGCGAGCGGTATGAACAGTTGAAGAAGTCCGCGCGCGAGTTCGCGCAGAACCCCGCGGTCCGCAACGCCGCCGAGAGCGCCGGTCAGAGCAGCCGGGAGTTCGCCGGCAAGGCCTTCGCCGCGGTGAGCGACAAGGTGGGCGACGCGGTGCCGGACGCCCTGGCCGGACGCGTACGGGGCCTGCGGGCACGGGTCGGCGGCAATGGCGCGGCCGAGGACGACTGGGGCACCAGCAACACCTGA
- a CDS encoding FGGY family carbohydrate kinase, producing the protein MGIVAGLDSSSAFTRIVVCDTETGAVLRQGYAPHPQPTGEAVPHETDPQAWLLSLGEAAGGGLLEGVQAIGVSAQQHGLLPLDAQGGLVRPALIGNDKRGQAAAADLIESFGGRQAWVEAVGSVPHAAQPVAKLAWLARTEPEAARRVAVLMSPHDWLVWQLLGRPARRTTDRGGASGTGYWSAAAGAYRPDLVELALGHRALLPEVLGPAEAAGTTPEGLLISAGTGETMAAALGLGMGPGDAVVSLGASGSVMAVHHEALSEPGGLITSLADATGLHLPVVNTLNAVRALRGTAELLGTDLEGLSELALKSTPGAHGLVLLPYLEGERTPNLPHTAGTLSGLRRDSMKPEHLARAAFEGMLCGLVDALDVLRSRGVEIRRVFLLGAAAELPAVQAFAPGLFGTQVLVPAPADYAALGAARQAAWALGVAQGTAAPNTPPVWPAPAAQLFEPDEEYPAWQGARQQYVATRDQIHPGAF; encoded by the coding sequence ATGGGGATAGTCGCCGGGCTGGACAGCTCTTCCGCGTTCACACGCATCGTCGTCTGTGACACCGAGACGGGCGCCGTGCTGCGCCAGGGGTACGCCCCTCATCCGCAGCCCACCGGCGAGGCGGTGCCGCACGAGACCGATCCACAGGCCTGGCTGCTCTCGCTCGGCGAGGCCGCCGGCGGCGGGCTCCTCGAAGGGGTGCAGGCCATCGGGGTCTCCGCGCAGCAGCACGGGCTGCTGCCGCTGGACGCGCAGGGCGGCCTGGTCCGTCCCGCCCTGATCGGCAACGACAAGCGCGGCCAGGCGGCCGCCGCCGACCTCATCGAGTCCTTCGGCGGCCGGCAGGCCTGGGTCGAAGCCGTCGGCTCCGTCCCCCACGCCGCGCAGCCCGTCGCGAAGCTCGCCTGGCTGGCCCGTACCGAGCCGGAGGCGGCCCGGCGGGTGGCCGTCCTGATGTCCCCGCACGACTGGCTGGTGTGGCAGCTGCTGGGCCGCCCGGCCCGGCGGACCACCGACCGGGGCGGCGCCTCCGGTACCGGCTACTGGTCGGCCGCCGCCGGCGCCTACCGCCCCGACCTGGTCGAGCTCGCGCTGGGGCACCGGGCGCTGCTGCCCGAGGTGCTCGGCCCGGCCGAAGCCGCCGGGACCACGCCCGAGGGGCTGCTGATCTCCGCGGGCACCGGGGAGACCATGGCGGCCGCGCTCGGGCTCGGCATGGGACCCGGCGACGCCGTGGTCTCGCTGGGCGCGTCCGGATCGGTGATGGCGGTGCACCACGAGGCGCTGTCGGAGCCTGGCGGCCTGATCACCTCCCTCGCCGACGCCACCGGGCTGCACCTGCCGGTGGTGAACACCCTGAACGCCGTACGGGCCCTGCGCGGCACCGCCGAACTGCTGGGCACCGATCTGGAGGGGCTGAGCGAGCTCGCGCTGAAGTCGACCCCGGGCGCGCACGGACTCGTACTCCTGCCGTACCTGGAGGGTGAGCGGACGCCGAACCTGCCGCACACCGCCGGAACCCTGTCGGGGCTGCGCCGGGACTCCATGAAGCCGGAGCACCTCGCGCGGGCCGCCTTCGAGGGCATGCTGTGCGGGCTGGTGGACGCGCTCGACGTGCTGCGCAGCCGCGGGGTGGAGATCCGCCGGGTGTTCCTGCTCGGCGCGGCCGCCGAGCTGCCGGCCGTCCAGGCCTTCGCCCCGGGACTGTTCGGCACGCAGGTCCTCGTACCGGCGCCGGCCGACTACGCGGCCCTGGGCGCGGCCCGGCAGGCCGCGTGGGCGCTCGGTGTGGCGCAGGGCACGGCGGCCCCGAACACCCCGCCGGTGTGGCCGGCGCCCGCGGCGCAGCTGTTCGAGCCGGACGAGGAGTACCCGGCCTGGCAGGGCGCGCGCCAGCAGTACGTCGCGACCCGGGACCAGATCCACCCTGGGGCGTTCTAG
- a CDS encoding glucose 1-dehydrogenase, with protein sequence MALVDLSGKVVVITGGARGLGAAAAQAVVDGGGKVLITDVLEAEGAETAAELGDAARFLRHDVTSESDWDAALAFALAEFGRIDGLVNNAGIASGAFLEHESVEHFRKVVEINLVGVFIGIKAAIPLMRENGGGSIVNISSSAGLTGLALTAGYGASKWGVRGLSKIGAVELAESRIRVNSVHPGMTLTPMTAPVGIQAGEGNYPGAPLGRVGLPEEIAAAVAFLLSDAASYMTGAELAVDGGWTAGLTVKYLTGQ encoded by the coding sequence GTGGCTCTTGTGGATCTGAGCGGCAAGGTCGTCGTCATCACCGGTGGGGCCCGCGGCCTCGGCGCGGCGGCCGCGCAGGCCGTCGTGGACGGCGGCGGCAAGGTGCTGATCACCGACGTCCTGGAGGCCGAGGGCGCCGAGACGGCGGCCGAGCTCGGCGACGCGGCGCGCTTCCTGCGCCACGACGTCACCAGCGAATCCGACTGGGACGCGGCCCTCGCCTTCGCCCTCGCCGAGTTCGGCCGCATCGACGGGCTGGTCAACAACGCGGGCATCGCCTCCGGCGCATTCCTGGAGCACGAGAGCGTCGAGCACTTCCGCAAGGTCGTCGAGATCAACCTGGTCGGCGTCTTCATCGGCATCAAGGCCGCGATCCCGCTGATGCGCGAGAACGGCGGCGGCTCCATCGTCAACATCTCCTCCTCCGCCGGCCTCACCGGCCTCGCCCTGACCGCCGGCTACGGAGCCTCCAAGTGGGGCGTGCGCGGACTGTCGAAGATCGGCGCGGTCGAGCTCGCGGAATCCCGGATCCGGGTGAACTCCGTACACCCCGGCATGACGCTCACCCCGATGACGGCCCCGGTCGGCATCCAGGCGGGCGAGGGCAACTACCCCGGCGCCCCCCTCGGCCGCGTCGGCCTCCCCGAGGAGATCGCCGCCGCCGTCGCCTTCCTCCTCTCGGACGCCGCGAGCTACATGACGGGCGCCGAGCTCGCGGTCGACGGCGGCTGGACGGCCGGCCTCACGGTGAAGTACCTGACCGGCCAGTGA
- a CDS encoding ABC transporter ATP-binding protein, whose product MSGPGGRMMMGPPTTRSMDFKGSGKRLLSALARDRVKLWGMIIAVVGSVAASVTGPKILGEATDLVFAGIVGRNFDKGLTKQQALDALRARGEGGMADMLSGTAFTPGKGIDFGAVGAVALWALAVFTVAGLLMLVATRLSNHIMNGTVYRMREELQAKLSRLPLSYFDQQKRGEVLSRATNDIDNIGQTIQQTMGQLLNSLLTIVGVLAMMFWISPVLALVALVTIPVSAYVAAKIGKKSQPQFVAQWKSTGALNAHVEEMYSGHTLVKVFGRQKESAALFAEQNEALYRASFKAQLVSGIMQPVMLFISNINYVLVAVVGGLKVASGTLSIGDVQAFIQYTRQFSMPLTQVASMANLVQSGVASAERVYELLDAPEQEADAEVPERPENLRGQVTFDKVAFRYEPDKPLIENLSLSVDPGQTVAIVGPTGAGKTTLVNLLMRFYEVTGGEIALDGVDIAKMTREELRSGIGMVLQDTWLFGGTLAENIAYGATREVTRAEVEEAARAAHADRFIRTLPEGYDTVLDDEGAGVSAGEKQLITIARAFLSDPVILVLDEATSSVDTRTEVLIQKAMARLAHGRTSFVIAHRLSTIRDADLILVMESGSIVEQGTHEELLLSGGAYARLYAAQFAQAVAEVD is encoded by the coding sequence GTGAGCGGGCCCGGAGGACGGATGATGATGGGACCGCCGACCACGCGGTCCATGGACTTCAAGGGCTCGGGCAAGCGGCTGCTGAGCGCGCTGGCGCGCGACCGGGTCAAGCTGTGGGGCATGATCATCGCGGTCGTCGGCAGCGTCGCCGCGTCGGTGACCGGGCCGAAGATCCTCGGCGAGGCCACCGACCTCGTGTTCGCGGGGATCGTCGGCCGGAACTTCGACAAGGGCCTCACCAAGCAGCAGGCGCTGGACGCTCTGCGCGCCAGGGGCGAGGGCGGGATGGCGGACATGCTGTCCGGCACCGCCTTCACCCCGGGCAAGGGCATCGACTTCGGCGCGGTCGGGGCGGTGGCGCTGTGGGCGCTGGCCGTCTTCACGGTCGCCGGTCTGCTGATGCTCGTCGCCACGCGGCTGTCGAACCACATCATGAACGGCACCGTCTACCGGATGCGCGAGGAGCTCCAGGCGAAGCTGTCGCGGCTGCCGCTGTCGTACTTCGACCAGCAGAAGCGCGGCGAGGTGCTCAGCCGGGCCACGAACGACATCGACAACATCGGGCAGACGATCCAGCAGACGATGGGTCAGCTGCTCAACTCGCTCCTGACGATCGTCGGCGTGCTGGCGATGATGTTCTGGATCTCGCCGGTGCTGGCGCTGGTCGCGCTGGTGACCATCCCGGTGTCCGCGTACGTGGCGGCGAAGATCGGCAAGAAGTCGCAGCCGCAGTTCGTGGCGCAGTGGAAGTCCACCGGCGCCCTGAACGCGCACGTCGAGGAGATGTACTCGGGCCACACGCTGGTCAAGGTCTTCGGCCGGCAGAAGGAGTCCGCGGCCCTGTTCGCCGAGCAGAACGAGGCGCTGTACCGGGCCTCCTTCAAGGCGCAGCTGGTCAGCGGGATCATGCAGCCGGTGATGCTGTTCATCTCGAACATCAACTACGTGCTCGTCGCGGTCGTCGGCGGTCTGAAGGTGGCCTCGGGCACCCTGTCGATCGGTGACGTGCAGGCCTTCATCCAGTACACGCGCCAGTTCTCGATGCCGCTGACGCAGGTCGCCTCCATGGCGAACCTGGTGCAGTCCGGCGTCGCCTCCGCGGAGCGGGTCTACGAGCTGCTGGACGCGCCGGAGCAGGAGGCGGACGCGGAGGTCCCCGAGCGTCCGGAGAACCTGCGCGGGCAGGTCACCTTCGACAAGGTCGCCTTCCGCTACGAGCCGGACAAGCCGCTGATCGAGAACCTCTCGCTGAGCGTCGACCCCGGGCAGACGGTCGCGATCGTCGGCCCGACCGGCGCCGGCAAGACCACGCTGGTCAACCTGCTGATGCGGTTCTACGAGGTCACGGGCGGGGAGATCGCCCTCGACGGGGTGGACATCGCGAAGATGACCCGCGAGGAACTGCGCAGCGGCATCGGCATGGTGCTCCAGGACACCTGGCTGTTCGGCGGCACCCTCGCGGAGAACATCGCCTACGGGGCCACGCGCGAGGTCACGCGCGCCGAGGTCGAGGAGGCCGCGCGGGCGGCCCACGCCGACCGGTTCATCCGCACCCTGCCCGAGGGCTACGACACGGTGCTGGACGACGAGGGCGCCGGCGTCAGCGCGGGCGAGAAGCAGCTGATCACCATCGCGCGGGCGTTCCTGTCCGACCCGGTGATCCTGGTGCTCGACGAGGCGACGAGCTCGGTGGACACCCGGACCGAGGTGCTCATCCAGAAGGCGATGGCGCGCCTCGCGCACGGCCGTACGTCCTTCGTGATCGCGCACCGGCTGTCCACGATCCGCGACGCGGACCTGATCCTGGTGATGGAGAGCGGCTCGATCGTGGAACAGGGCACGCACGAGGAGCTGTTGCTCTCGGGCGGCGCGTACGCGCGGCTGTACGCGGCGCAGTTCGCGCAGGCGGTGGCCGAGGTCGACTAG
- a CDS encoding RNA polymerase sigma factor: protein MQTQSLTVTVSPPAEVPAAEEPEPEAEADAMHEEEAEEAGESEGPELLEKVPPPRKRTAEGSGGAGPSADLFRQYLREIGRIPLLTAVEEVELARRVEAGLFAEEKLGSGAPLDLQLTLDLDKLVVMGRMAKRRLIESNLRLVVSVAKRYVGRGLTMLDLVQEGNLGLIRAVEKFDYARGYKFSTYATWWIRQAMSRALADQARTIRVPVHVVELINRVVRVQRRMLQERGYEPTAEEVAVHLELTPERVLEVLRLAQEPVSLHAPVGEEDDVALGDLIEDGDAASPVESAAFFLLREHLEAVLSTLGERERKVVQLRYGLADGRPRTLEEIGRIFGVTRERIRQIESKTLNKLRDHAFADQLRGYLD from the coding sequence GTGCAGACCCAGAGCCTGACCGTCACCGTCAGCCCGCCCGCCGAAGTGCCCGCGGCCGAAGAGCCCGAGCCCGAGGCCGAGGCCGACGCCATGCACGAGGAGGAGGCCGAGGAGGCCGGGGAATCGGAGGGCCCGGAGCTGCTGGAGAAGGTGCCCCCGCCGCGCAAGCGCACGGCGGAAGGCTCCGGCGGAGCGGGACCGTCCGCCGACCTCTTCCGGCAGTACCTGCGCGAGATAGGCAGGATCCCGCTGCTCACCGCCGTCGAGGAGGTCGAGCTCGCGCGGCGCGTGGAAGCGGGCCTGTTCGCGGAGGAGAAGCTCGGCAGCGGAGCCCCGCTCGATCTGCAGCTCACGCTCGACCTCGACAAGCTCGTCGTCATGGGCCGCATGGCCAAACGGCGCCTCATCGAGTCGAACCTGCGGCTCGTCGTCTCCGTCGCCAAGCGCTACGTCGGCCGCGGCCTCACCATGCTCGACCTGGTCCAGGAGGGGAACCTCGGACTGATCCGCGCCGTCGAGAAGTTCGACTACGCCCGCGGCTACAAGTTCTCCACCTACGCCACCTGGTGGATCCGCCAGGCCATGTCCCGCGCCCTCGCCGACCAGGCCCGGACCATCCGCGTCCCCGTCCACGTCGTCGAACTGATCAACCGCGTCGTGCGCGTCCAGCGCCGCATGCTCCAGGAGCGGGGGTACGAACCCACCGCCGAGGAGGTCGCCGTCCACCTGGAGCTGACCCCCGAGCGGGTCCTGGAGGTGCTGCGGCTGGCGCAGGAACCGGTCTCGCTGCACGCACCCGTGGGCGAGGAGGACGATGTCGCGCTCGGCGACCTCATCGAGGACGGGGACGCCGCCTCACCGGTCGAATCGGCCGCGTTCTTCCTGCTCCGGGAGCACCTGGAAGCGGTGCTCTCGACGCTCGGGGAGCGGGAGCGCAAGGTGGTCCAGCTGCGCTACGGGCTCGCCGACGGGCGGCCGCGCACCCTGGAGGAGATCGGCCGGATCTTCGGGGTGACCCGGGAGCGGATCCGCCAGATCGAGTCCAAGACCCTCAACAAACTCCGCGACCACGCCTTCGCGGACCAGCTGCGCGGCTATCTGGACTGA
- a CDS encoding nucleotidyl transferase AbiEii/AbiGii toxin family protein, whose product MSDREWKPSIPGGPEDPAEPAAERSRRTDERPRTLRTGDRGESAAVAFDPALKHFSEAYRPLDPQFSEPAARTAWLSARRAAMDVALRAVGASGDADSLVLRGSVLMSQWFGEIAREPHDLDFVVVPADWMIEEDRTGRMLDAITAGAERLAPYGGLVMPASEAVCEYIWTYERVPGRRLVLPWSAPGMRGGQVQLDFVFNEPLPVAPEPVVVAGVPLLGATPELSLAWKLVWLAGDMYPQGKDLYDAVLLAESCTLPYPLLAEVFRLSGEFEVGGGGQQPPAPEVFEGFAQTDWATFHKEYPGIPGSAESYADRLLKALEPTFAGAPEGPA is encoded by the coding sequence ATGAGTGACCGGGAGTGGAAGCCGTCGATTCCGGGCGGTCCGGAGGATCCCGCGGAGCCGGCGGCGGAGCGGTCGCGACGGACGGACGAGCGGCCCCGGACCCTGAGGACGGGCGACAGGGGCGAGTCGGCCGCGGTGGCCTTCGACCCCGCCCTCAAGCACTTCTCCGAGGCGTACCGGCCCCTGGACCCGCAGTTCTCCGAGCCTGCGGCACGAACGGCCTGGCTGTCGGCCCGACGGGCGGCGATGGACGTGGCATTGCGCGCGGTCGGGGCCTCGGGCGACGCCGATTCGCTGGTGCTGCGCGGCAGCGTGCTGATGTCCCAGTGGTTCGGGGAGATCGCGCGGGAGCCGCACGACCTGGACTTCGTCGTGGTCCCTGCGGACTGGATGATCGAGGAGGACCGCACCGGGCGCATGCTGGACGCGATCACGGCCGGGGCGGAGCGGCTGGCCCCGTACGGCGGCCTGGTGATGCCGGCGTCGGAGGCGGTCTGCGAGTACATCTGGACGTACGAGCGGGTTCCGGGACGCAGGCTGGTCCTCCCCTGGTCCGCACCGGGGATGCGGGGCGGTCAGGTCCAGCTCGACTTCGTCTTCAACGAGCCCCTGCCGGTCGCGCCCGAGCCCGTGGTGGTGGCGGGGGTGCCGCTCCTGGGCGCCACCCCGGAGCTGTCCCTGGCCTGGAAGCTGGTGTGGCTGGCCGGGGACATGTACCCGCAGGGCAAGGACCTCTACGACGCGGTCCTGCTGGCGGAGAGCTGCACGCTGCCGTACCCGCTGCTGGCGGAGGTGTTCCGGCTCTCGGGCGAATTCGAGGTCGGCGGCGGCGGGCAACAGCCGCCCGCCCCGGAGGTCTTCGAGGGGTTCGCCCAGACGGACTGGGCCACGTTCCACAAGGAGTACCCGGGGATCCCCGGCTCCGCCGAGTCCTACGCGGACCGCCTGCTGAAAGCCCTGGAGCCCACGTTCGCCGGGGCTCCGGAAGGGCCGGCCTAG
- a CDS encoding ABC transporter ATP-binding protein, protein MLIRLLRTHLGPYRKPISVLVLLQLLQTSASLYLPTLNADIIDNGVVNGDTGYILRFGALMLGVSLIQLVCNVGAVYYGARTAAAFGRDVRAGVFDRVQSFSARELGHFGAPSLITRTTNDVQQIQMLVLMTFTLMVSAPIMCVGGIFMALSLDVKLSGVLLAVVPILGLSVGAIVLKTRPLFRAMQTRLDTVNRVLREQITGNRVIRAFIRDDYEKERFREANADLTGVSLAAGKLLALMFPTVIVVVNISSVAVVWFGAMRIDAGGMEIGQLTAFLAYLMQIVMSVMMATFMFMMVPRAEVCAERVQEVLDTDSSVIPPADPVRELSRHGLLELRGADFRYPGAEASVLRGVDLVARPGETTAVIGSTGSGKSTLLGLIPRLFDATGGDVLVDGEDVRRLDPDLLARTVGMVPQKPYLFSGTVASNLRYGRPDATDEELWHALEVAQAKGFVSELEGGLDAPITQGGTNVSGGQRQRLAIARTLVQRPEIYLFDDSFSALDYATDAALRSALARETEEATVVIVAQRVSTIRDADRIVVLDEGQVVGEGRHHELMAGNETYREIVLSQLTEAEAA, encoded by the coding sequence GTGCTCATACGACTTCTGCGGACCCACTTGGGCCCGTACCGGAAACCGATCTCCGTGCTGGTCCTGCTGCAACTGCTGCAGACCAGCGCGAGCCTCTACCTGCCCACGCTGAACGCCGACATCATTGACAACGGTGTCGTCAACGGCGACACCGGCTACATCCTGCGTTTCGGCGCACTGATGCTCGGCGTCTCGCTGATCCAGCTCGTCTGCAACGTCGGCGCCGTCTACTACGGGGCCCGTACCGCCGCGGCCTTCGGCCGGGACGTCCGGGCCGGCGTCTTCGACCGCGTGCAGAGCTTCTCCGCGCGTGAGCTCGGCCACTTCGGCGCCCCGTCGCTGATCACCCGTACGACGAACGACGTGCAGCAGATACAGATGCTCGTGCTGATGACCTTCACGCTGATGGTCTCCGCGCCGATCATGTGCGTCGGCGGCATCTTCATGGCGCTCTCGCTGGACGTGAAGCTCTCGGGCGTGCTGCTCGCCGTGGTCCCGATCCTCGGCCTGTCGGTCGGCGCGATCGTGCTGAAGACCCGCCCGCTGTTCCGTGCGATGCAGACGCGTCTGGACACGGTCAACCGGGTCCTGCGCGAGCAGATCACCGGCAACCGGGTGATCCGCGCCTTCATCCGCGACGACTACGAGAAGGAGCGCTTCCGCGAGGCCAACGCCGACCTCACCGGCGTCTCGCTGGCGGCCGGCAAGCTGCTCGCGCTGATGTTCCCGACCGTCATCGTGGTCGTGAACATCTCCAGCGTCGCCGTCGTCTGGTTCGGCGCGATGCGCATCGACGCGGGCGGTATGGAGATCGGCCAGCTGACGGCCTTCCTCGCCTACCTGATGCAGATCGTCATGTCCGTGATGATGGCCACCTTCATGTTCATGATGGTGCCGCGCGCCGAGGTCTGCGCCGAGCGCGTCCAGGAGGTCCTGGACACCGACTCCAGCGTGATCCCGCCCGCCGACCCGGTCCGCGAGCTCTCCCGCCACGGCCTGCTGGAACTGCGCGGCGCCGACTTCCGCTACCCGGGCGCCGAGGCCTCCGTGCTGCGCGGGGTCGACCTCGTGGCCCGCCCCGGCGAGACCACCGCGGTGATCGGCTCGACGGGCAGCGGCAAGTCCACGCTGCTGGGGCTGATCCCCCGGCTCTTCGACGCCACCGGCGGCGACGTGCTCGTCGACGGCGAGGACGTACGGCGCCTCGACCCCGACCTGCTCGCCAGGACGGTCGGCATGGTGCCGCAGAAGCCGTACCTCTTCTCCGGGACGGTCGCCAGCAACCTGCGCTACGGGCGCCCGGACGCCACCGACGAGGAGCTCTGGCACGCGCTGGAGGTCGCGCAGGCCAAGGGCTTCGTGTCCGAGCTGGAGGGCGGGCTCGACGCGCCGATCACCCAGGGCGGGACCAACGTCTCCGGCGGCCAGCGCCAGCGGCTCGCGATCGCGCGCACGCTCGTGCAGCGCCCGGAGATCTACCTGTTCGACGACTCCTTCTCGGCCCTGGACTACGCCACGGACGCGGCGCTGCGCTCGGCGCTGGCCCGCGAGACCGAGGAGGCCACCGTGGTCATCGTCGCCCAGCGGGTCTCCACGATCCGCGACGCGGACCGGATCGTCGTCCTCGACGAGGGGCAGGTGGTGGGCGAGGGGCGCCACCACGAGCTGATGGCCGGCAATGAGACCTACCGGGAGATCGTGCTCTCCCAGCTGACGGAAGCGGAGGCGGCGTGA